A portion of the Vulpes vulpes isolate BD-2025 chromosome 5, VulVul3, whole genome shotgun sequence genome contains these proteins:
- the TMEM80 gene encoding transmembrane protein 80 isoform X2, with amino-acid sequence MLLCLSGAYDALYFLATLLLIIYKSQVFTYPYPHLVLDLSLLLLTGILEVARLYLGTKGNLTEAEVPLAISLVLTAGGALLSAHFLLWQTLVLRADSILGATRLALHGLEAALQLVAVAAFVS; translated from the exons ATGCTCCTCTGCCTGAGTGGGGCGTATGATGCCCTGTATTTCTTGGCCACGCTGCTCCTGATCATATATAAAA GTCAGGTTTTCACTTATCCTTATCCTCACCTGGTGCTTGACCTGAGTCTGCTGCTCCTGACAGGGATTCTGGAAGTGGCTCGGTTATATCTTG GCACCAAGGGCAACTTGACGGAGGCGGAGGTGCCACTGGCCATCAGCCTGGTCCTTACCGCGGGGGGCGCCCTGCTGTCCGCCCACTTCCTTCTCTGGCAGACCCTGGTGCTACGGGCCGACTCCATCCTTGGCGCCACACGCCTGGCGCTGCACGGCCTGGAGGCCGCCCTGCAGCTGGTGGCTGTCGCCGCCTTCGTCAGCTAG
- the TMEM80 gene encoding transmembrane protein 80 isoform X1 translates to MAAARRGRASSTVLSSVSLQMLLCLSGAYDALYFLATLLLIIYKSQVFTYPYPHLVLDLSLLLLTGILEVARLYLGTKGNLTEAEVPLAISLVLTAGGALLSAHFLLWQTLVLRADSILGATRLALHGLEAALQLVAVAAFVS, encoded by the exons ATGGCCGCCGCGCGGCGAG GGAGAGCGTCGTCCACGGTG CTCTCGTCCGTGTCTCTGCAAATGCTCCTCTGCCTGAGTGGGGCGTATGATGCCCTGTATTTCTTGGCCACGCTGCTCCTGATCATATATAAAA GTCAGGTTTTCACTTATCCTTATCCTCACCTGGTGCTTGACCTGAGTCTGCTGCTCCTGACAGGGATTCTGGAAGTGGCTCGGTTATATCTTG GCACCAAGGGCAACTTGACGGAGGCGGAGGTGCCACTGGCCATCAGCCTGGTCCTTACCGCGGGGGGCGCCCTGCTGTCCGCCCACTTCCTTCTCTGGCAGACCCTGGTGCTACGGGCCGACTCCATCCTTGGCGCCACACGCCTGGCGCTGCACGGCCTGGAGGCCGCCCTGCAGCTGGTGGCTGTCGCCGCCTTCGTCAGCTAG
- the DEAF1 gene encoding deformed epidermal autoregulatory factor 1 homolog isoform X2: MEDSDSAAKQLGLAEAAAVAAAAAVAAAAAAAAGGEAEEPVLSRDEDSEEDGDSEAERETRRVTAVAVMAAEPGHMDMGAEALPGPDEAAAAAAFAEVTTVTVANVGASADNVFTTSVANAASLSGHVLSGRTALQIGDSLNTEKATLIVVHTDGSIVETSGLKGPAAPLTPGPQCPASPAAPGQDRGGTKYNWDPSVYDSELPVRCRNISGTLFKSRLGSGGRGRCIKQGENWYSPTEFEAMAGRASSKDWKRSIRYAGRPLQCLIQDGILNPHAASCTCAACCDDMTLSGPVRLFVPYKRRKKENELPTTPVKKEPPKNITLLPATAATAFTVTPSGQITTSGALTFDRASTVEATAVISESPAQGDVFAGATVQEAGVQPPCRVGHPEPHYPGYQDSCQIAPFPEAALPTSHPKIVLTSLPALAVPPSTPTKAVSPAVVNGLEMSEQRSWLYLEEMVNSLLSTAQQLKTLFEQAKQASSYREAAVAQARVQADTERKESCVNCGREALSECTGCHKVNYCSTFCQRKDWKDHQHMCGQSAAVTVQADEVHVTDSVMEKVTV, from the exons ATGGAGGACTCGGACTCGGCCGCCAAGCAGCTGGGCCTGGccgaggcggcggcggtggcggccgCGGCCGCtgtggcggcggcggccgcggccgcggCGGGAGGCGAGGCGGAGGAGCCGGTGCTCAGCAGGGACGAGGACTCGGAGGAGGACGGAGACTCCGAGGCAGAGCGCGAGACGCGGCGGGTGACGGCCGTGGCGGTGATGGCCGCCGAGCCCGGGCACATGGACATGGGCGCCGAGGCCCTGCCCGGCCCCGACGAGGCCGCCGCGGCCGCAGCCTTCGCAG AGGTGACCACTGTGACCGTGGCCAACGTGGGTGCCTCCGCAGACAACGTCTTCACCACGTCCGTGGCGAACGCCGCCTCCCTCTCGGGACACGTTCTG TCTGGCAGGACGGCGCTGCAGATCGGGGACAGCCTAAACACCGAGAAGGCCACGCTGATTGTGGTGCACACAGATGGGAGCATCGTGGAGACGTCGGGGCTGAAGGGGCCGGCCGCTCCTCTCACCCCAG GCCCTCAGTGCCCTGCGAGTCCTGCGGCTCCCggccaggacagaggcgggaccAAGTATAACTGGGACCCATCAGTGTATGACAGCGAGCTGCCCGTGCGCTGCCGCAACATCAGCGGGACCCTGTTCAAGAGCAGGCTGGGCTCAG GAGGCCGGGGCCGGTGCATCAAGCAGGGCGAGAACTGGTACAGCCCCACAGAGTTCGAAGCCATGGCGGGACGAGCCAGCAGCAAAGACTGGAAGAGGAGCATCCGCTACGCAGGCAGGCCGCTGCAGTGCCTCATTCAG GACGGGATCCTAAACCCTCATGCTGCCTCTTGCACCTGTGCCGCGTGCTGTGACGACATGACCTTG AGTGGTCCGGTCAGGCTCTTTGTCCCCTACAAAAGGCGCAAGAAGGAGAACGAGCTGCCCACAACCCCTGTGAAGAAGGAACCCCCCAAGAACATCACGCTGCTTCCCGCCACGGCTGCCACTGCCT TCACCGTGACCCCCTCAGGACAGATCACTACCTCGGGCGCGCTGACCTTTGACCGGGCATCCACCGTGGAGGCTACCGCCGTCATCTCCGAGAGCCCAGCCCAGGGCGACGTCTTCGCGGGAGCCACGG TGCAAGAGGCAGGTGTGCAGCCCCCGTGCAGGGTCGGCCATCCGGAGCCCCACTACCCTGGCTACCAGGACAGCTGTCAGATCGCGCCATTTCCAGAAGCCGCGTTGCCAACGTCTCATCCCAAAATAG TGCTGACCTCCCTGCCAGCCTTGGCGGTccccccctccactcccaccaAAGCCGTGTCCCCCGCCGTGGTGAACGGGCTGGAAATGTCCGAGCAGCGGAGCTGGCTGTACCTGGAGGAGATGgtcaactccctgctgagtacggCGCAGCAACTTAAGACGCTGTTTGAACAGGCCAAGCAGGCCAGCTCGTACCGGGAAGCCGCCGTGGCCCAGGCCCGAGTCCAGGCAGATACAGAGCGCAAGGAG TCCTGTGTCAACTGTGGCCGGGAGGCCCTGAGCGAGTGCACCGGCTGCCACAAAGTCAACTACTGCTCGACTTTCTGCCAGCGCAAG GACTGGAAGGACCACCAGCACATGTGCGGCCAGTCGGCGGCCGTCACCGTCCAGGCGGATGAGGTCCACGTCACGGACAGCGTGATGGAGAAGGTCACCGTGTGA
- the DEAF1 gene encoding deformed epidermal autoregulatory factor 1 homolog isoform X1 yields the protein MEDSDSAAKQLGLAEAAAVAAAAAVAAAAAAAAGGEAEEPVLSRDEDSEEDGDSEAERETRRVTAVAVMAAEPGHMDMGAEALPGPDEAAAAAAFAEVTTVTVANVGASADNVFTTSVANAASLSGHVLSGRTALQIGDSLNTEKATLIVVHTDGSIVETSGLKGPAAPLTPGPQCPASPAAPGQDRGGTKYNWDPSVYDSELPVRCRNISGTLFKSRLGSGGRGRCIKQGENWYSPTEFEAMAGRASSKDWKRSIRYAGRPLQCLIQDGILNPHAASCTCAACCDDMTLSGPVRLFVPYKRRKKENELPTTPVKKEPPKNITLLPATAATAFTVTPSGQITTSGALTFDRASTVEATAVISESPAQGDVFAGATVQEAGVQPPCRVGHPEPHYPGYQDSCQIAPFPEAALPTSHPKIVLTSLPALAVPPSTPTKAVSPAVVNGLEMSEQRSWLYLEEMVNSLLSTAQQLKTLFEQAKQASSYREAAVAQARVQADTERKEQSCVNCGREALSECTGCHKVNYCSTFCQRKDWKDHQHMCGQSAAVTVQADEVHVTDSVMEKVTV from the exons ATGGAGGACTCGGACTCGGCCGCCAAGCAGCTGGGCCTGGccgaggcggcggcggtggcggccgCGGCCGCtgtggcggcggcggccgcggccgcggCGGGAGGCGAGGCGGAGGAGCCGGTGCTCAGCAGGGACGAGGACTCGGAGGAGGACGGAGACTCCGAGGCAGAGCGCGAGACGCGGCGGGTGACGGCCGTGGCGGTGATGGCCGCCGAGCCCGGGCACATGGACATGGGCGCCGAGGCCCTGCCCGGCCCCGACGAGGCCGCCGCGGCCGCAGCCTTCGCAG AGGTGACCACTGTGACCGTGGCCAACGTGGGTGCCTCCGCAGACAACGTCTTCACCACGTCCGTGGCGAACGCCGCCTCCCTCTCGGGACACGTTCTG TCTGGCAGGACGGCGCTGCAGATCGGGGACAGCCTAAACACCGAGAAGGCCACGCTGATTGTGGTGCACACAGATGGGAGCATCGTGGAGACGTCGGGGCTGAAGGGGCCGGCCGCTCCTCTCACCCCAG GCCCTCAGTGCCCTGCGAGTCCTGCGGCTCCCggccaggacagaggcgggaccAAGTATAACTGGGACCCATCAGTGTATGACAGCGAGCTGCCCGTGCGCTGCCGCAACATCAGCGGGACCCTGTTCAAGAGCAGGCTGGGCTCAG GAGGCCGGGGCCGGTGCATCAAGCAGGGCGAGAACTGGTACAGCCCCACAGAGTTCGAAGCCATGGCGGGACGAGCCAGCAGCAAAGACTGGAAGAGGAGCATCCGCTACGCAGGCAGGCCGCTGCAGTGCCTCATTCAG GACGGGATCCTAAACCCTCATGCTGCCTCTTGCACCTGTGCCGCGTGCTGTGACGACATGACCTTG AGTGGTCCGGTCAGGCTCTTTGTCCCCTACAAAAGGCGCAAGAAGGAGAACGAGCTGCCCACAACCCCTGTGAAGAAGGAACCCCCCAAGAACATCACGCTGCTTCCCGCCACGGCTGCCACTGCCT TCACCGTGACCCCCTCAGGACAGATCACTACCTCGGGCGCGCTGACCTTTGACCGGGCATCCACCGTGGAGGCTACCGCCGTCATCTCCGAGAGCCCAGCCCAGGGCGACGTCTTCGCGGGAGCCACGG TGCAAGAGGCAGGTGTGCAGCCCCCGTGCAGGGTCGGCCATCCGGAGCCCCACTACCCTGGCTACCAGGACAGCTGTCAGATCGCGCCATTTCCAGAAGCCGCGTTGCCAACGTCTCATCCCAAAATAG TGCTGACCTCCCTGCCAGCCTTGGCGGTccccccctccactcccaccaAAGCCGTGTCCCCCGCCGTGGTGAACGGGCTGGAAATGTCCGAGCAGCGGAGCTGGCTGTACCTGGAGGAGATGgtcaactccctgctgagtacggCGCAGCAACTTAAGACGCTGTTTGAACAGGCCAAGCAGGCCAGCTCGTACCGGGAAGCCGCCGTGGCCCAGGCCCGAGTCCAGGCAGATACAGAGCGCAAGGAG CAGTCCTGTGTCAACTGTGGCCGGGAGGCCCTGAGCGAGTGCACCGGCTGCCACAAAGTCAACTACTGCTCGACTTTCTGCCAGCGCAAG GACTGGAAGGACCACCAGCACATGTGCGGCCAGTCGGCGGCCGTCACCGTCCAGGCGGATGAGGTCCACGTCACGGACAGCGTGATGGAGAAGGTCACCGTGTGA
- the DEAF1 gene encoding deformed epidermal autoregulatory factor 1 homolog isoform X3 produces MAGRASSKDWKRSIRYAGRPLQCLIQDGILNPHAASCTCAACCDDMTLSGPVRLFVPYKRRKKENELPTTPVKKEPPKNITLLPATAATAFTVTPSGQITTSGALTFDRASTVEATAVISESPAQGDVFAGATVQEAGVQPPCRVGHPEPHYPGYQDSCQIAPFPEAALPTSHPKIVLTSLPALAVPPSTPTKAVSPAVVNGLEMSEQRSWLYLEEMVNSLLSTAQQLKTLFEQAKQASSYREAAVAQARVQADTERKEQSCVNCGREALSECTGCHKVNYCSTFCQRKDWKDHQHMCGQSAAVTVQADEVHVTDSVMEKVTV; encoded by the exons ATGGCGGGACGAGCCAGCAGCAAAGACTGGAAGAGGAGCATCCGCTACGCAGGCAGGCCGCTGCAGTGCCTCATTCAG GACGGGATCCTAAACCCTCATGCTGCCTCTTGCACCTGTGCCGCGTGCTGTGACGACATGACCTTG AGTGGTCCGGTCAGGCTCTTTGTCCCCTACAAAAGGCGCAAGAAGGAGAACGAGCTGCCCACAACCCCTGTGAAGAAGGAACCCCCCAAGAACATCACGCTGCTTCCCGCCACGGCTGCCACTGCCT TCACCGTGACCCCCTCAGGACAGATCACTACCTCGGGCGCGCTGACCTTTGACCGGGCATCCACCGTGGAGGCTACCGCCGTCATCTCCGAGAGCCCAGCCCAGGGCGACGTCTTCGCGGGAGCCACGG TGCAAGAGGCAGGTGTGCAGCCCCCGTGCAGGGTCGGCCATCCGGAGCCCCACTACCCTGGCTACCAGGACAGCTGTCAGATCGCGCCATTTCCAGAAGCCGCGTTGCCAACGTCTCATCCCAAAATAG TGCTGACCTCCCTGCCAGCCTTGGCGGTccccccctccactcccaccaAAGCCGTGTCCCCCGCCGTGGTGAACGGGCTGGAAATGTCCGAGCAGCGGAGCTGGCTGTACCTGGAGGAGATGgtcaactccctgctgagtacggCGCAGCAACTTAAGACGCTGTTTGAACAGGCCAAGCAGGCCAGCTCGTACCGGGAAGCCGCCGTGGCCCAGGCCCGAGTCCAGGCAGATACAGAGCGCAAGGAG CAGTCCTGTGTCAACTGTGGCCGGGAGGCCCTGAGCGAGTGCACCGGCTGCCACAAAGTCAACTACTGCTCGACTTTCTGCCAGCGCAAG GACTGGAAGGACCACCAGCACATGTGCGGCCAGTCGGCGGCCGTCACCGTCCAGGCGGATGAGGTCCACGTCACGGACAGCGTGATGGAGAAGGTCACCGTGTGA
- the DRD4 gene encoding D(4) dopamine receptor — MGNRSAADADGLLAGRGPGAGTPGTPGTPGAAAALAGGVLLIGAVLAGNALVCASVAAERALQTPTNYFIVSLAAADLLLALLVLPLFVYSEVQGGVWLFSPGLCDALMAMDVMLCTASIFNLCAISVDRFVAVAVPLSYNRQGGGGRQLLLIGATWLLSAAVAAPVLCGLNDARGRDPAVCRLEDRDYVVYSSVCSFFLPCPLMLLLYWATFRGLRRWEAARRAKLHGRTPRRPSGPGPPPPDGSPDGTPSPPPPDSSPDGTPDGTPSPPPPDSSPDGTPSPPPPDSSPDGTPSPPPPDSSPDGTPGPPPPDGIPHDTPNAAPRPPPPAPDAAAPPAANPAEPPRQPRKRRRAKITGRERKAMRVLPVVVGAFLLCWTPFFVVHITRALCPACPVPPRLVSAVTWLGYVNSALNPLIYTVFNAEFRAVFRKTLRLCC, encoded by the exons atgggGAACCGCAGCGCCGCGGACGCCGACGGGCTGCtggcggggcgcgggccgggcgcggggaccccggggaccccggggaccccgggcgcggcggcggcgctggCGGGGGGCGTGCTGCTCATCGGCGCCGTGCTGGCGGGGAACGCGCTCGTGTGCGCGAGCGTGGCGGCCGAGCGCGCCCTGCAGACGCCCACCAACTACTTCATCGTGAGCCTGGCGGCCGCCGACCTCCTGCTCGCCCTGCTCGTGCTGCCCCTGTTCGTCTACTCCGAG GTCCAGGGCGGCGTGTGGCTGTTCAGCCCCGGCCTCTGCGACGCGCTCATGGCGATGGACGTGATGCTGTGCACCGCCTCCATCTTCAACCTGTGCGCCATCAGCGTGGACAG GTTCGTGGCTGTGGCGGTGCCGCTGAGCTACAACCGgcagggcgggggcggccgcCAGCTGCTGCTCATCGGCGCCACGTGGCTGCTGTCGGCGGCGGTGGCCGCGCCCGTGCTGTGCGGCCTCAACGACGCGCGCGGCCGCGACCCCGCCGTGTGCCGCCTGGAGGACCGCGACTACGTGGTCTACTCGTCCGTGTGCTCCTTCTTCCTGCCCTGCCCGCTCATGCTGCTGCTCTACTGGGCCACGTTCCGGGGCCTGCGGCGCTGGGAGGCCGCGCGTCGGGCCAAGCTGCACGGCCGGACACCGCGCAGACCGAGcggccccggcccgccgccccccgACGGCAGCCCCGAcggcacccccagccccccgccccccgacagcAGCCCCGACGGCA CCCCCGAcggcacccccagccccccgccccccgacagcAGCCCCGAcggcacccccagccccccgccccccgacagcAGCCCCGAcggcacccccagccccccgccccccgacagcAGCCCCGACGGCAcccccggcccgccgccccccgACGGCATCCCCCATGACACCCCCaacgccgccccccgccccccgccccccgcccccgacgcCGCCGCGCCCCCTGCCGCCAACCCCGCGGAGCCCCCGCGGCAGCCACGCAAGCGGAGACGCGCCAAGATCACGGGCCGGGAGCGTAAGGCCATGAGGGTCCTGCCCGTGGTGGTCG gcgCCTTCCTGCTGTGCTGGACGCCCTTCTTTGTGGTGCACATCACCCGCGCGCTGTGCCCCGCCTGCCCCGTGCCCCCGCGGCTGGTCAGCGCCGTCACCTGGCTGGGCTACGTCAACAGCGCCCTCAACCCGCTCATCTACACGGTGTTCAACGCCGAGTTCCGCGCCGTCTTCCGCAAGACCCTTCGCCTCTGCTGCTGA